The Cinclus cinclus chromosome 15, bCinCin1.1, whole genome shotgun sequence region TCTAGGGGGTTTTCAGAGGGAAGTGAAACAGAAAACCAGCAGCATTGTCAGGACTTCCCCTGTGCTGTaatttagcattaaaaaaaaaaaaaaagtcctggcTTGTCTATTCTCAGAAAACTTGATGTTGTGCCTCCCCTTCCCAGCACTCAGGACCCAGCTTTACCAAAGACACAGTGGCTCTAGCTGCTGACAGGTACCTTCCTGTGCCATCAGCACCTCCCTgagctggggatgctccagACAGGGCTGTTGCTGTGACCAGTGACAGCTGTAAATCATGGGGGAAGCTGATGGTCCCACAAGTGCCTactggcatggcatggcatggcatggcacgGCATAGCACCCTGCCTTTCACTCTGGCAGATGCTGGAGTTACCATGGTAAGGATGGACAgggtgcagagcagctcctgctttaCCCTGAGGGTGGGGTGGGTGGCTCCCAAGGGTCTGGCAGGTTCTCACCCTGCCACATCCTTGGCAAGGGCATCGTCTTTCGGGCTGGGAGGCTCTCCCTGCCTGGGAGgaggctctgctctgcagctccaccAGGCATTTAGCTGCTTCCTGGCTGTCAGGTGGCTGTAGGAGCTGCGGCAGGTCCCATGGGGGCTGAATATTTAGCAGCGCCCCAAGCAAGCAAAGCTGTTCCTCCTCCTACTGCATTTAAGGTTGTTTCACCGCGGGGAAACCACAGGAACTGCCAAGTCGCTTTGGGGTTTCAATACCTTGTGCAGCCTGGTGATGCCTCAGAAAGCTGGGGCTAAAAGGCTGCAACCCGCCTAGAGATTCTGTGCTAGTTCACACTGTGTCTATCTGTCATCTGAGGGCAAAAGTGATGAATGTCAGTGtgtgcccccagcccagctcctgcggcagcaggaggagcagcagaggtacTTTGAGGAAGGAAGTGAAGGGCAATGActcccccctctccctgctgctctgcctttgccagggagggagggcatATGGCTGTGAGTTTCCCCTGAGGGTTCCTGGTTCCCTGAGGCTCCCCGCATGGCCAGTGGTTGCCAACAAGtccctttcaaagccaaatgctccccagcagtgcctgggcacTGGTGCAGCTCCCCTCCCAATTTCTCCAGATAAAGGTTTTGGCTCTCAGCACCCTGGTATGAGCCTGAGTCTTTCTCCCTGCAGAGGCCatcctgattttcttttcagtctaGTCCAAAATTCCCCAcctctctatttttaaaagataattgGGAAGACCAGCTTGAACAGCTCAAGGACTGAAGCTACCAGACAAGCATGGAAAAACCTGAAGCAGGCAATCAGAGTCTGCGCCCAGAGCAGCCCGAGCGAGGGGCACCCCTCCCCTCAGTGACCCCCACCCCAACACCAGAATGCTGCCATGGCTCAGCACGACAGTTCCAGGGTGGACAACAGCACAAACTAAGCCCTGTCATTCCCAGCCTTGTGATAGGGAAGTCAAAGAGTatgcagctggcagggagagcagggaggaaaGCATTGATCCTCACAAGAGGCAGCCACAAAAGCCACAAAAGCTCAGCCACTTGCTGAGCTTTTGATTCTGGAGATGCTCCAAAGAATGGCAGTAGTTTGAGGTCGCGGGTGGCAGGGGTGCTGGAGAGGGGGGAGCACAGATGCCCTGAACTCTTGCCCATGGGCAGCCCTCGAGGCTGCTCTCTGACTCTCCCCTCTATCTCCttcaaaaaaaatctgagaccCAGTTTCACCCCTTTCCAAAGAAGCTATTAATGACACAGGATGTTCCTGAGCTGTAGCCCCTCTGGGAGTATTTGCTATTAATAGACACTGACCAGCCTCATGTGTAGATTCAGCTTCACTGTTGGGCACATCCTAGGGAATCAACGTTTCTCAGTTCCCATTTCCTTCCTCAGATTTCATTACATAATTTTATGACAGCTGAGCATAAAAAATACTTGTTAGAAGTAATTTGCTTTCCTCTGGAAGGACTAAAAGGTCTTGGCATGATGGAAAAACAGACCCCCCTGCTCCAGCTTACTACCTGGAGTATTGGGGGGTTGTTTTGATTCTTTTACAGTCCCCCTTAAGGTGAGTTTGATGTCAGTGTTCTCTTCCTGGAGAAGCTGAGCACTCCAGACTCCACAGGTTCTTGGGTGTCTGTGGTGACTTGTAGCACATATCTCCAGCCCAGGAGAACCAGGCACAGGTCTCTGCCTCCTTAGCCATCCTGTCTTTGGGTCCCAGAAGAGGTGTGAGCTCTGGAGCCATGTCCAGCTGCCCACCCTGGAGGATTTTGCTGCTACTTGACTGCCAGATCTTCTTAAATCTCATCATCCTCCTGCTTAGCCTCAGGACTTCAGCTCACTATCAGATATCAAGGCTTAGTGCAAAGCTGTCCCACCAAGGCTCATGTCTCACCACACACTACTCCATGAAGCAGCATCCCTCTGTCACAGGGCtggcatgagctgtgctgctcctctctgccagggcagggtgtCCACACGAGCTGGAGCAGCATGATTCATGTGCAGTTTAGGAACCTGGTAATTCTCTTTAAGAAGTTGAGTTTCCTGTGAGCCATTTTACCTCTTACCACAACACAACTTCCTTCtcactgcagcatctcagcCAGTTTTTGTGAACAGGGGAACCTGCCATATCCTTTTGCCAAACTCCTCATAAGGTGTCTTAGTTGTTTTAACAAAGGATATTTCCAGCTGCTACATAAAAGGAAATGTGCTTCACTCTGCCTGTGGCTGTGCTCATGCAGAGGGGCTGAAAGGGGTTCCTTTAGCAGTTGACAGTCATTTCTGTTTCATCCCATTGCTCTGTGGGATGCCAGCACAAATCCTCTTCTCTCCTGCACCAGCCTGGGGCAGGCTCTTGGCGTGGGGACATCATGCCTGGGTTTGTTAAACATACACGAGACTGGAGGCAGACATGAACAGCACATGAAAACAAACTGCTCTTTTCCTGGCAAACATGAGCTCATTTCCCTTCTCCCACCCTCTCCAGCCGGGCCTCCTGGCCAAGCGgatcctcccttcctccccatcCATTAGCAATCACCCTCCACCTTCTCCCCCTGCCTCCTTCTCCACTTCCTCCTGGTTTTATCTCACATTTCTGGGAAGGATTCGACCTCTGGCATCCTGAGTATGCTCTTATGTTCTTTCCAGTGGCCCTCAGGGCCATGGCTGAGGGTGGGTCCTACAGCTGAGTTCCCCCAGAGTGGGGAGGGGCTCCCTGCAGCATGCTGTGCCCAGTGGCTTTTCAGATCCGGGCATCTTGTCTGTGGAAGGGTTAAAtcctcatttttctgctttcccgACAGGCTGGTCTGGATGGAGAAAACATCGGAAACTGCCCATTCTGCCAGCGCCTCTTCATGGTGCTCTGGCTCAAAGGGGTCAAGTTCAATGTCACCACGGTGGACATGACCAGGTGAGGAGGCACTGAAGCCCCGGGCCAGCAGAGGGGTGAGACATGCCCTGCTCATCTCCCTCATCagcctgctctgcagccagtgTGTCACTGCTCAGGGACAATTGCTGCCCATGTACTGCCCACCTCACCTCCAGTGCAAGTGTGGGCCAGCACGGACTTGGGCCACCTGCCAATATACATGGCTCAGGggctccctgtcctgctggatGTGAGGATGACTTGAAGGCACCACGGGGCAGATCCAGAGGCTGGGGAGCATTTGTCAGCTCCCCaaagccagcagagctgggcatgtTCCTGGTCCCTTGCCCCCGCCTAGCCCCCCCCTCTGCCATGGCCACTTTTCTTGGGGGTTGTTGGAGGCAGATGTGTTACAGGCTCTGAGCCAGCTTGTTTTCTCTGCTCCAGGAAACCTGAAGAATTGAAAGATTTAGCACCAGGCACCAACCCACCCTTCTTGCTGTTCAACAAGGAGCTGAAAACAGACTTCATCAAGATTGAGGAGTTCCTGGAGCAGACCCTGGGTCCACCCACGTAACTGCAAACTCACTCCTTCCCCATTTCAGGACCTGTCACAGTGTTGTCCAGGGCTTGGCAAATTGGGAAACCGAGGCAGGGTGCCAGGAGGTGCCCCAGGGCAGTCCAGGAAGGCGGGtgcccctcccagcccctgaGCCTGCTCTGCAGGTCAGGCTGGGTCCACCAGGGAGGGCATGGGAATGACAGGAATGGAAAACAATGGGTGGAAATGCACCAGTTATTGCCCCCCACTCTGAGGCCGAACATGGGGAGGCCGCTGCAGGGACCTTGGCACTGGTGGGTTTACCACTGGCACTGGTGGGTTTGCCACTGGCTGCGGCAGCTGGTGTTGAGGTAGAGGGGAATGCGAGACCCCTTTTCTTGTTTATACTCAGTGCACTCAGCTGAGTGAAAGCAGATGCCCTTGCTTGACAGCAGCAATGCAAACGACCTCTAGGGCGGTTGTGGGGGTGGTCTTCACTGGGGAGCCCCCCCAACCAGCCTCCTCCATGCCCTGGGTGCCTCCCCACTGCTGCACAAGAGGAAGCTTGAATGCATTTGTCACCTGCCTCCTTTAATGTCTGCCCTTGCAGCACACCCTGGGACATGTCAGCAAACAGAATACAGTTCCTGAGGAAGTCATGGGAGCTTCTGGCTTCCTGAGAACCCTTCTGTGCCAATATGCATCCTCTGGGCTGGGCCAGAActccctgcaggcagagcaCTGCTCTGGGGCTCCACTCTGGGactccccagtgtccccaaactGTGGAATATCTGCCCTGAGATTATCTCCTGGCAAACACCCAGGACAGAAGACACAGCTCACAGGGTGGCAGCTGCAGTGATTCACATCATCATGATTCTCTCACAGCCAGCTGAACATCCCCTGCATCCTCCAGTAACAACCCTGGGCTCTATGGCCCAGGAGCTGACACTGCTGCACCCCTGTTCCATCCCTGTCTGCACTGACATAAGTGTCTTTTTCAAGGTATCCACACCTGAGCCCCAAGTACAAGGAGTCCTTTGATGTGGGGAGTGACATCTTTGCCAAGTTCTCAGCATACATCAAGAACCCACGCAAAGAAGCAAATATCAGTAAGGATTGTGGGTTGCTGGGCTCTAGTCAACCAATCTGCAGCAGGAGAAATGCTTTTGTCTGATGGCAAATCCTGCCATCAGGTTAAGGTTCCTGCTTCCTGCCTCACCAAAGCTTCCTTGGGAAGTGGAGGTAGGCAGAGGGGAAGGATAAAGGCAGTTCTTTGTTCCTTCCACAGGGACAACAGTAGAGTATGGGGTGATGCTGCTGTGGTTCCCTGGGAACAGACACTGGCCAGGGTCAATGTTGTGTCCTGATGGTGTAGCCCTGAGGGCTTTTTCCCTCTGCGCAAAACCTGTGGGAGGCTcagccagcccagcacaacCTAAAGCTTGCCTGGGAGCCCAGGGCACACACTCACTACTCTCGGtttcctgctctcccagatttTGAGAAGGCCCTGCTGCGAGAGTTCCATCGCCTGGATGTCTACCTGAACACTCCTCTCCCAGAGGAGATTGACCAGGACAGTGTGGAGGATGTCACCATTTCCAAGAGGAAATTCCTGGATGGAGACCATCTGACTCTGGCTGACTGCAACCTGCTGCCCAAATTACATATCATCAAGGTAATAGCACTGGTCTCCAGGGCCAGGGTAGGGGGGCACCAACTCCAAGAAGAGTGGACAGGGAGTCCCCCTGCCAAAGCCACAAAGTGAATCTCCCTCAGGTGTTGGGAGtttcagcctcctcctccttcacTCTCCTCTAGATTGCAGCCAAAAAGTACCGTGACTTCGAGATCCCAGAGCACATGACGGGTGTCTGGCGCTACCTCAACAACGCCTATGCCTGTGATGAGTTCAATCACACCTGTCCTGCAGATGAGGAGATCGAGCACACATATGCCAGTGTTGCCAGGAAGATGACCTAACCATAgggtgggctgggctggcagcattGCCCTGGCTGAGCCCTCCAACTCTGAAGCCCTGACACAACCAAAACCAGCTGATGGAGAGACTGGAGAGGGTTTACAGCATTGCTAGCTCCTGCCTTTCAGAAACAGCACCTTGCTTCACAGCCCCTGCCACTGCCTCCTccttctgtgctgctggctgcaacCCCTGGGCACCAGCAGTGCTGACCACATATACACACTGCTCCCATCTGGATGTAGATGCATCCCTACTCCCTGAAAACATTTCTCACAGCCTGTGATGATGTGTCATGGAAAAAGCTGAGCACTTGCCTCCTGCAGTGCTACTTTCGTGGAACAGATGAGACACCCAGCTAggccagcccagcctccccatccccatctgTCAACCCTGTGTGGTCCTAGCCATCCTGCGCTTGCTGTgggatcccagggctggagctgtttgCTTCCTCCTGTTACCAACCTGCtcagcacctggagctggcaTTTAGGCAGCCCTCTCTTCCAAGACAGCAGCTCCCTCTGAAGATATGGAaaggctctgctctggcagctcATCGCAGTGGAAATTGTGCTTACTGTTGAAAGCTGTGACATGGGTCTGACTCCCCATGGATGTGGGgcaggtgggtgctgggggtgaTGCCTGGTGCAACAGTGCCAGGACCAGGTACAGGAACGGACCTGCAGAGGGTCTGAGGGTGAGGGGCTAAGGATCAGAGCATCCCTCCCACCATTACCAGTGCCCAGGGCCACGTGCTGCTGGCTGCAAGGTTCTGCTTGGCTTCTCCCATCTCAGAAGCCCCTGTGCCTTGCAGAACCCTGCGGAGGGTGCAGCCATGCTCTAGCTCCATACTCTCCTAGTTCCTACCAACACTTCTGGAACctgaggctgggagcagccacaggTTAGGGCACACATTTAATTTCCACACTGGAAATCCCAGGAGAACAGAGAGCAGCTGTTTGGCAAAGCGCTGTCTGTGGGAAGGTGTTGGCAGTGCCCCTTGGCTCAGCATGCCTTCATGTCCTGTGTcaaag contains the following coding sequences:
- the CLIC2 gene encoding chloride intracellular channel protein 2, producing the protein MAGMESRQHSTTKEPEIELFVKAGLDGENIGNCPFCQRLFMVLWLKGVKFNVTTVDMTRKPEELKDLAPGTNPPFLLFNKELKTDFIKIEEFLEQTLGPPTYPHLSPKYKESFDVGSDIFAKFSAYIKNPRKEANINFEKALLREFHRLDVYLNTPLPEEIDQDSVEDVTISKRKFLDGDHLTLADCNLLPKLHIIKIAAKKYRDFEIPEHMTGVWRYLNNAYACDEFNHTCPADEEIEHTYASVARKMT